The following are encoded in a window of Kogia breviceps isolate mKogBre1 chromosome 12, mKogBre1 haplotype 1, whole genome shotgun sequence genomic DNA:
- the NDUFA9 gene encoding NADH dehydrogenase [ubiquinone] 1 alpha subcomplex subunit 9, mitochondrial, producing the protein MAAAVHPRVVRALPMSRSSVTTIATSVFHGPPQRQLHHALIPHGKGGRSSVSGIVATVFGATGFLGRYVVNHLGRMGSQVIVPYRCEPYDTMHLRQMGDLGQIIFLEWNGRDKDSIRRAVEHSNVAINLVGREWETRNFDFEDVFVKIPQAIAQVSKEAGVEKFIHVSHLNADIKSSSKYLRNKAAGEKEVRDTFPEATIIKPSDIFGREDRFLNYFASIRWFGGVPLTSLGKKTVKQPVYIVDVTKGIINAIKDPDARGKTFAFVGPSRYVLFDLVQYIFAVAHRPFLAYPLPHFVYQWLGRLFEMSPFEPWTTRDKVERVHITDMTLPHLPGLEDLGIQATPLELKAIEVLRRHRTYRWLSSEIEDVKPAKTVTV; encoded by the exons ATGGCGGCTGCCGTTCACCCCCGAGTTGTCAGGGCCCTGCCAATGTCAC GTTCTTCTGTTACTACAATAGCCACATCTGTGTTTCATGGCCCACCGCAGCGCCAGCTTCATCACGCACTCATACCTCATGGGAAAGGTGGGCGTTCCTCAGTCAGTGGGATTGTGGCCACCGTGTTTGGAGCAACAGGATTCCTGGGCCGCTATGTTGTCAACCACCTTG GTCGCATGGGGTCACAAGTGATCGTCCCCTACCGGTGTGAGCCGTATGACACCATGCACCTTCGCCAGATGGGCGACCTGGGCCAGATTATCTTTCTG GAATGGAACGGGAGGGACAAGGACTCCATCCGAAGAGCTGTGGAGCACAGCAACGTGGCCATCAATCTCGTTGGGCGGGAGTGGGAAACCAG aaactTTGATTTTGAGGATGTTTTTGTAAAGATTCCCCAAGCAATCGCTCAAGTGTCCAAGGAAGCTGGAGTTGAAAAATTTATTCACGTTTCTCATCTGAATGCCGATATTAAAAGCTCTTCTAAATATCTGAGAAATAAG GCTGCTGGAGAGAAAGAAGTGAGAGACACATTTCCAGAAGCTACCATCATAAAGCCATCGGACATCTTTGGAAGAGAGGATAGATTCCTCAATTATTTTGCAA GCATTCGATGGTTTGGTGGTGTCCCTCTTACTTCCTTGGGCAAGAAGACAGTGAAACAACCAGTATAT ATTGTGGATGTCACCAAAGGAATTATTAATGCAATTAAGGATCCAGATGCCAGAGGGAAGACCTTTGCCTTTGTTGG GCCCAGTCGGTACGTCCTCTTTGACCTGGTGCAGTACATCTTTGCCGTGGCTCACAGACCCTTCCTGGCATACCCTTTGCCACATTTTGTATATCA aTGGCTAGGTCGACTCTTTGAAATGAGTCCGTTTGAGCCCTGGACCACGAGGGACAAAGTGGAGCGG GTTCACATCACAGACATGACCCTGCCTCACCTGCCCGGCCTGGAAGACCTGGGTATTCAGGCCACGCCCCTGGAGCTCAAGGCCATCGAGGTGCTGCGACGTCACCGCACGTACCGCTGGCTGTCTTCTGAGATTGAAGATGTGAAGCCGGCCAAGACAGTCACTGTTTAG